Proteins from a genomic interval of Pseudomonas silesiensis:
- a CDS encoding GntR family transcriptional regulator: MVMKELDLQASSDMPVDRKAVLGVALRRRILSMELAPGAVVDELALCDEFGLSRPPVRELMRQMAAEGYIDLEANRAARVSSMSYQSLRSFFLAAPLIYIGTTQLAATHATPSEIEELKRIQTFFREAIEEKDVEKRVLYNDEFHLQIGKMAHNVYLMPSLQRLLIDHARLGKIFYRHPTSVDMQEDLHLAADQHDEIITAIENHDPALAGEIVRAHLELSRRRMSEYAAPEGLNVAINY, from the coding sequence ATGGTCATGAAAGAACTCGATCTCCAGGCTTCATCTGATATGCCTGTTGACCGTAAAGCCGTGCTGGGCGTGGCGCTGCGTCGGCGGATTCTGAGCATGGAACTGGCGCCTGGCGCCGTCGTCGATGAATTGGCCTTGTGCGATGAGTTCGGTCTCTCTCGACCACCTGTGCGCGAGCTGATGCGGCAGATGGCTGCTGAAGGTTATATCGACCTGGAAGCGAACCGGGCCGCCCGAGTCTCTTCGATGAGCTATCAATCGCTCAGAAGCTTTTTTCTGGCAGCGCCTTTGATTTACATCGGGACTACCCAGCTGGCCGCAACCCATGCGACGCCCTCTGAGATCGAGGAACTGAAACGCATACAAACGTTTTTTCGTGAAGCCATCGAGGAAAAAGATGTAGAGAAGCGTGTGCTATATAACGATGAGTTCCATTTGCAAATTGGCAAAATGGCCCACAACGTTTATTTGATGCCAAGTCTGCAGCGCTTGCTGATCGATCACGCGCGATTGGGGAAAATATTCTATCGGCATCCTACATCCGTCGATATGCAAGAAGACTTGCACTTGGCTGCCGACCAACATGACGAAATCATTACTGCTATTGAAAACCATGACCCGGCTTTAGCGGGGGAGATCGTGCGCGCGCACCTTGAACTGTCACGCCGCAGGATGTCCGAATATGCTGCGCCGGAAGGGTTGAATGTAGCAATTAATTACTAA
- a CDS encoding NAD(P)/FAD-dependent oxidoreductase codes for MSKIRNTPADDSSCGWFHLSPPRTARPPHFGVRSARWVVVGAGFTGLAAARQLALNFPDDEIVLIEAQEVGYGASGRNAGFAIDLPHDIGADDYIGDIKTAKISMELNLTGQSILKDLVEQHGIECQLRLCGKYQAAVEPRGIAVLDAYRLGLDKLGQEYEMIEEKDLPNHIGTPFYRKALFTPGTALIQPAALVKGLVNSLPSNVTLYENTPITEVQYGEKTVLTHEFGQIVADKVLLTNNAFAMSFGFLKGRMLPIFTYASLTRQLTEEEQARLGGRPYWGVIPADPFGTTLRRTTDNRLLVRNSFSFNADGRSNPKYLQRFIQRHKESFDRRFPMLPDVNFEYTWGGSLALSRNHMAHFGQLKDNVYGALCCNGLGITRGTVTGTLLADWLGGKKNHLIDFLLASPGPNRNPPEPILSAGVNMNLLWGQSRAGKES; via the coding sequence ATGTCAAAAATCAGAAATACACCTGCAGATGACTCTAGTTGTGGCTGGTTCCACCTAAGCCCGCCTAGAACGGCTCGTCCGCCTCACTTTGGTGTTCGTTCAGCCCGGTGGGTAGTGGTGGGTGCAGGTTTCACGGGGCTTGCAGCGGCGCGTCAGTTGGCGCTGAATTTTCCTGATGACGAGATTGTATTGATCGAGGCCCAAGAGGTCGGTTATGGCGCTTCCGGAAGAAATGCCGGCTTCGCCATCGACCTGCCCCACGATATTGGTGCTGACGATTATATTGGCGATATCAAGACTGCAAAAATCAGTATGGAATTGAACCTGACGGGGCAATCCATCCTGAAGGATCTCGTTGAACAGCACGGTATCGAGTGCCAATTGCGCCTGTGCGGAAAATATCAGGCCGCCGTGGAACCTAGAGGTATCGCTGTTCTTGACGCTTATCGCCTTGGACTCGACAAGCTGGGTCAAGAATATGAAATGATCGAAGAGAAAGACTTGCCGAACCACATTGGCACCCCTTTCTATCGCAAGGCTTTGTTTACGCCTGGCACGGCACTCATCCAACCCGCCGCGCTTGTCAAAGGTCTGGTCAATAGCCTGCCGTCCAATGTGACGCTCTACGAAAACACGCCGATCACGGAGGTGCAGTATGGTGAAAAAACCGTTCTCACCCATGAATTCGGCCAAATCGTCGCGGACAAAGTGCTACTGACCAACAACGCATTTGCCATGAGTTTCGGCTTTCTGAAAGGCCGCATGTTGCCGATCTTTACCTATGCAAGCCTGACCCGGCAGTTGACGGAAGAAGAGCAGGCGCGTCTGGGTGGCAGACCTTACTGGGGCGTGATTCCCGCCGATCCGTTCGGTACTACGCTGCGTCGTACAACGGACAACCGCCTGCTGGTTCGTAACAGTTTTAGCTTCAATGCCGATGGACGAAGCAATCCCAAGTACCTGCAGCGGTTCATCCAACGACACAAAGAGTCGTTCGATCGTCGATTCCCGATGCTGCCGGATGTGAATTTCGAGTACACATGGGGCGGGTCACTGGCGCTGTCCAGGAACCACATGGCTCACTTTGGCCAGCTGAAAGACAACGTGTATGGCGCGCTGTGCTGCAACGGTCTTGGTATAACCCGTGGCACGGTAACGGGGACCTTGCTGGCAGACTGGCTGGGGGGCAAGAAAAATCATCTGATCGACTTTCTTCTGGCGTCCCCCGGGCCTAATAGAAATCCACCTGAGCCGATACTTTCCGCTGGCGTGAACATGAACTTGTTATGGGGTCAAAGTCGCGCCGGAAAGGAAAGCTGA
- a CDS encoding MFS transporter, whose product MTSPNTSVEDVPLNNFHRLLTARSGGGSFVDGYVLSIIGIAMMQITSALNLSEFWQGMIAASALMGVFFGGFIGGWLTDKLGRKVVYFIGPSLFIICSLAQFWVESAAALFALRFIIGLAVGIEYPVATSLLVEFLPKKQRGPRLAALTILWFAGAAFAYVVGNAILNTGGDDAWRFALASAAVIGLLLLLLRLGTPESARWLLSKGRNSEAERVIKRVYGQHYSLRDLPEEPDARKMTFRDLLHSGYGKRLFFVSVFWSCSIIPVFAVYAFAPKVLLALNLKGEWASYGSMAITLLFVVGCVLATRLINTIGRRCMLIHSFLWSGLALLGLATFSNSNEILVLFLFGAYAVFIGGAQVLQLVYPNELFPTEIRAFAVGIGTSLSRVGAAVGTYLVPVSLQTLGIGTTMYVAALVTFIGLMAAWAMAPETRSLNLRDAAALSS is encoded by the coding sequence ATGACAAGTCCTAATACTTCTGTTGAGGATGTTCCTCTCAACAACTTTCATCGTTTGCTGACAGCCCGTTCCGGCGGCGGGTCATTCGTAGACGGTTATGTGCTGAGTATCATCGGCATCGCCATGATGCAAATTACTTCCGCTCTGAACTTGTCAGAATTCTGGCAAGGGATGATTGCTGCATCGGCATTGATGGGGGTATTTTTCGGTGGCTTTATCGGTGGTTGGTTAACTGATAAGTTAGGCCGCAAAGTTGTTTATTTCATCGGGCCTTCCCTGTTCATCATTTGTTCCCTGGCGCAATTCTGGGTGGAATCGGCAGCGGCTCTGTTCGCTCTCAGGTTCATCATCGGGTTGGCGGTGGGTATCGAGTATCCGGTGGCCACTTCGCTTCTGGTGGAGTTTCTGCCGAAGAAACAACGCGGGCCCAGACTCGCTGCGTTGACCATTCTCTGGTTTGCCGGTGCGGCATTTGCCTACGTCGTCGGCAATGCGATCCTCAACACCGGTGGTGACGACGCCTGGCGCTTTGCACTGGCCAGCGCCGCCGTCATCGGGCTGCTGCTGTTGCTGTTGCGCCTTGGTACACCTGAGTCCGCTCGCTGGCTACTCAGCAAAGGGCGCAATAGCGAGGCCGAACGCGTGATCAAGCGCGTATATGGCCAGCACTACTCGCTTCGGGACCTGCCTGAAGAGCCCGACGCAAGGAAAATGACATTCCGCGATTTACTGCATTCCGGCTATGGCAAGCGCTTGTTCTTTGTCTCGGTCTTCTGGTCATGCTCGATCATTCCGGTATTCGCGGTGTATGCCTTTGCCCCCAAAGTGCTCCTGGCACTGAACCTGAAAGGGGAGTGGGCCTCCTACGGCTCGATGGCCATCACGCTGCTGTTTGTTGTCGGTTGTGTGCTCGCGACCAGGTTGATTAACACGATTGGCCGTCGCTGCATGCTGATTCACAGTTTCCTGTGGTCCGGGTTGGCGCTGTTGGGTCTGGCGACGTTCTCGAATAGCAACGAAATCCTCGTTCTTTTCCTTTTCGGTGCCTATGCCGTGTTTATCGGCGGGGCGCAGGTTCTGCAACTTGTCTATCCGAATGAGCTTTTTCCTACAGAGATTCGAGCATTTGCTGTTGGCATCGGCACCTCGCTTTCCCGTGTAGGTGCGGCGGTCGGCACCTACCTGGTTCCTGTTTCGCTTCAGACATTGGGTATCGGCACCACGATGTATGTCGCCGCGTTGGTCACCTTCATAGGCTTGATGGCGGCATGGGCCATGGCACCTGAAACACGTTCGTTGAACTTGCGCGATGCGGCGGCATTGAGCAGTTGA
- a CDS encoding SDR family NAD(P)-dependent oxidoreductase, whose protein sequence is MGRLKGKVALISGGAGGCGLAVSELFAQEGAKVAILDLPTSQGEAVAERINAAGGDAIFLAADVSVADQVHRAVRQAEERFGAITVLMNHAGTIAAGPFLETDEADWNRLMSINVKSMFLVTKAVLPGMIEAGGGSIISTSSISGVVGTPMEVLYCTTKGACHMFARAISVEFRDRNIRSNAICPGFISTVHGKRELDLLRRFGVDASDEAIGAMQGRLCEPSEVASAALFLASDDSSFVNGTHLFVDNGYTAL, encoded by the coding sequence ATGGGTCGACTAAAAGGCAAAGTAGCGCTGATCAGCGGTGGGGCAGGGGGCTGCGGCCTGGCCGTTTCGGAGTTGTTTGCCCAAGAGGGCGCGAAAGTCGCGATTCTGGATCTTCCAACCAGCCAGGGCGAAGCGGTGGCTGAGCGGATTAACGCTGCCGGCGGCGACGCCATTTTCCTCGCGGCGGATGTTTCCGTCGCCGATCAGGTTCATCGCGCGGTCAGGCAAGCCGAAGAACGTTTCGGAGCGATTACCGTGTTGATGAATCACGCCGGTACGATTGCTGCCGGGCCTTTCCTGGAAACAGATGAGGCAGACTGGAATCGTCTGATGAGCATCAACGTCAAAAGCATGTTCCTCGTCACCAAGGCCGTCCTGCCCGGGATGATAGAGGCGGGGGGCGGCAGCATCATCAGTACGTCGTCTATTTCCGGTGTGGTCGGCACGCCGATGGAAGTTTTGTACTGCACCACTAAAGGCGCGTGCCATATGTTCGCACGGGCCATTTCCGTGGAGTTTCGTGATCGCAATATTCGCAGCAATGCCATCTGTCCAGGGTTTATCAGCACCGTCCATGGCAAGCGCGAGCTCGACTTGCTCCGACGTTTTGGCGTGGACGCTTCCGACGAGGCGATCGGTGCAATGCAGGGTCGACTGTGTGAACCCTCCGAAGTCGCATCCGCCGCGCTGTTTCTAGCCAGCGACGATTCCAGCTTCGTCAACGGCACTCATCTTTTCGTCGATAACGGATATACCGCGCTCTGA
- a CDS encoding LuxR family transcriptional regulator — MNACDAKMLSTLIGAVGSDRLGASIDSALRSTLGFDMSCGYLFRFNQPPILIHNGYNNSVPEKTLNAYIRGGYLLDPFYVACINNHPAGLWRMSDLAPDSFFSSGFSISRDLHPCVSSEHGTLIEEIGFIIPVQSRVAIVYSLMRSLKKGAFLTREMKVLETLAPVINALLELHCRLNYSDFYTDTENTDARSEDAFVHILQGRLTETQRYIAKLILQGHSSTSIAAVLKISEGTVKVHKHNIYQRLEISTNAELFRLFIGYLTGPL; from the coding sequence ATGAATGCCTGTGACGCAAAAATGCTATCAACCCTGATAGGGGCCGTCGGGTCAGATCGTCTGGGAGCGTCCATCGATTCGGCCCTGAGAAGCACATTGGGCTTTGATATGAGTTGCGGTTATCTCTTCCGCTTCAATCAGCCTCCCATCTTGATACACAACGGATACAACAATTCGGTTCCGGAAAAAACGCTGAATGCCTACATTCGTGGCGGCTACCTGCTCGATCCTTTCTATGTCGCCTGCATCAACAATCACCCGGCCGGTTTATGGCGGATGAGCGACCTGGCCCCCGACAGTTTCTTTTCGTCGGGCTTTTCAATCTCCAGGGATCTACATCCGTGTGTGTCCTCCGAGCACGGGACGCTCATTGAAGAAATAGGTTTCATCATTCCGGTCCAGTCACGGGTTGCGATTGTTTATTCGCTGATGAGGAGCTTGAAGAAAGGAGCTTTTCTGACGAGGGAGATGAAGGTGTTGGAAACGCTGGCACCGGTGATCAATGCCTTGCTCGAATTACACTGCCGGCTGAACTACAGCGACTTTTATACCGACACGGAGAACACGGATGCCAGATCGGAGGATGCTTTCGTTCACATTCTCCAAGGGCGGCTCACGGAGACTCAGCGTTACATCGCGAAATTGATATTGCAGGGTCATAGCAGCACGTCGATCGCTGCGGTGCTGAAGATATCGGAAGGCACGGTGAAGGTTCACAAGCACAACATTTACCAACGACTTGAGATCTCCACGAATGCCGAGCTTTTTCGGCTGTTCATTGGTTATCTGACGGGGCCGCTCTGA
- the eutH gene encoding ethanolamine utilization protein EutH — protein sequence MEHIGTYVIYIIMVCAVIGGLASIFNAESELAKEFNAGIHSIGPIFLPVAGIMAAIPFISSFISQILAPIFLTMGADAGIAGPIFIASDLGGYQLAHALSQSPEGWILGLITGFQSGSTVIFVIPVGLAMLAKADHKYMALGIMAGLLSIPISIIIIAMGMQFLGLGVRPDIATAGEATQALNFNLGMLVRNLMPLILFCVALAAALRYLPNLMVVLFLRLGQVVYGAVTLVLVASIVEYFTSFFSSVFGTWGFAPIIADKEDQFRALEIAGYVGIMLCGAFPMVYLIKRFLSRPIEKVASLMGLSPVGAAGLLAASANILAMFRLVSDMPPKDKVLVIAFSVCAAFTFGDHLAYSANFQPSLILPLIIGKLSGGLIGMMLAYWLAVPKALELGEKDIAEEGRSVAPELT from the coding sequence ATGGAACATATAGGCACGTATGTAATTTATATTATTATGGTGTGCGCCGTTATTGGCGGCCTGGCATCCATCTTTAATGCAGAGTCTGAACTCGCGAAGGAATTCAACGCCGGCATCCACAGCATTGGCCCGATCTTCTTGCCCGTGGCGGGCATCATGGCGGCCATCCCCTTTATATCCAGCTTCATCAGCCAGATTCTGGCGCCGATCTTTCTCACCATGGGCGCGGATGCCGGCATTGCCGGGCCTATATTCATTGCCTCCGATCTTGGTGGATATCAATTGGCCCATGCCTTGTCACAAAGCCCCGAAGGCTGGATTCTCGGCCTTATTACCGGGTTCCAGTCCGGCTCTACCGTGATCTTCGTTATACCCGTGGGCCTTGCGATGCTGGCCAAGGCCGATCACAAGTATATGGCGCTGGGTATCATGGCGGGTTTGTTGAGCATTCCGATCAGCATCATCATCATCGCGATGGGTATGCAATTTCTTGGACTGGGCGTGAGGCCGGACATAGCGACTGCCGGTGAAGCCACGCAAGCGCTGAATTTCAATCTCGGGATGCTGGTTCGGAATCTGATGCCGTTGATTCTGTTTTGCGTCGCGCTCGCCGCAGCATTGCGCTACTTGCCAAACCTGATGGTGGTGCTGTTCCTCAGGCTTGGCCAGGTCGTGTACGGGGCTGTGACATTGGTATTGGTGGCCTCCATCGTCGAATATTTCACCTCGTTTTTCAGTTCGGTGTTCGGCACCTGGGGTTTCGCCCCCATCATTGCCGATAAAGAGGATCAATTCCGCGCTCTGGAAATCGCCGGATACGTTGGCATCATGCTGTGCGGTGCGTTTCCAATGGTCTATCTGATCAAGCGTTTCCTTTCCCGGCCCATTGAAAAGGTGGCTTCCCTGATGGGACTTTCGCCTGTGGGCGCAGCGGGTCTGCTCGCGGCATCGGCGAACATATTGGCGATGTTCCGGTTGGTCTCCGACATGCCGCCCAAAGACAAAGTGTTGGTCATTGCCTTTTCGGTTTGCGCTGCGTTCACCTTCGGCGACCACCTGGCCTATTCCGCCAATTTTCAACCGTCGCTCATTCTTCCATTGATCATCGGCAAGCTCAGCGGTGGCCTGATCGGCATGATGCTCGCTTATTGGCTTGCTGTGCCCAAGGCGCTGGAACTTGGCGAGAAGGACATCGCAGAGGAGGGCAGGAGCGTCGCTCCTGAATTGACCTGA
- a CDS encoding dihydrodipicolinate synthase family protein, giving the protein MKFEGIYTPAITPLTSTGAIDKPAFAEVLEYLIESKVHGIIIGGSTGEYYAHTSQERIDLATQAKDVIGGRLPLVIGTGAIRTEDSVEYAKAARAIKADAILVGSPPYALPTEKENAIHALTVDRAADLPIMLYNYPARMGVSMGQAYFSAVSESKNIVAIKESSGDMAQVHNLARNYPNISLSCGWDDQALEFFAWGARSWVCAGSNFIPREHVALYEACVVEKDFDKGRKIMSAFMPLMDFLESGKFVQSIKAGCEFNGLRTGSVRSPLQPLYEHEKQALQDIITTLKRDVALVTGSSK; this is encoded by the coding sequence ATGAAATTCGAAGGCATTTACACCCCGGCCATTACGCCCCTGACTTCAACCGGGGCAATCGACAAGCCCGCATTCGCTGAGGTGCTCGAATACCTGATCGAGTCGAAGGTGCACGGCATCATCATCGGTGGTTCGACCGGCGAGTATTACGCTCATACCTCTCAAGAACGCATCGATCTCGCGACCCAGGCCAAGGATGTCATTGGCGGACGACTGCCGCTGGTTATCGGCACCGGTGCCATTCGAACTGAAGATTCCGTCGAATACGCCAAGGCAGCACGCGCCATCAAGGCAGATGCCATTCTGGTGGGGTCGCCGCCCTACGCGTTGCCCACCGAGAAGGAAAACGCCATTCACGCGTTGACCGTCGACCGCGCCGCCGACTTGCCGATCATGCTTTACAACTACCCGGCGCGCATGGGCGTGAGCATGGGCCAGGCGTATTTCTCGGCTGTTTCTGAATCGAAAAACATCGTCGCCATCAAAGAAAGCTCTGGCGACATGGCGCAAGTCCATAACCTGGCGCGCAACTACCCGAACATCAGTCTGTCCTGTGGCTGGGATGACCAGGCCCTCGAATTCTTTGCCTGGGGTGCCCGTAGCTGGGTCTGTGCCGGCTCGAACTTCATCCCACGCGAACACGTTGCTCTCTACGAGGCTTGCGTCGTCGAAAAAGACTTCGATAAAGGACGTAAGATCATGAGTGCGTTCATGCCATTGATGGACTTCCTGGAGAGCGGCAAATTCGTCCAGTCGATCAAGGCCGGCTGCGAGTTCAATGGCCTGCGTACCGGCAGTGTGCGTTCACCGCTGCAACCCCTGTACGAGCACGAGAAACAGGCCTTGCAGGACATCATCACCACCCTCAAACGTGACGTCGCCCTGGTGACCGGGAGCTCGAAATGA
- a CDS encoding TonB-dependent siderophore receptor, whose protein sequence is MRRTLVSICVLQAFSAACWAEQATNDKNSLELQATDIVGTAEYETAQGPVKGYRATRSVSATRTDTSIHETPQSISVVTKDVVEDIGATRLQDALDYAGGVGRANNFGGQGLTTFTVRGFTTGEFYRNGFPINRGYPNMPDANTIERLEVLRGPATTLYGRGDPGGTFNVVSKQPLAERTVTLGSQVDDQGMTRGTLDASGPLDEEGRLAYRLNVVGEGGDTFRDHVETERYGVTPVISWQVDDDTKVIFEGDFMRNNHPLDRGVTRYPNQIGTASRDTFFGEKDVGKLHNDNNMAQLRFEHFLSDNWTLGGGFQWLDGTLQGNAIEANGVAADGRTLGRNFNYRKLEWTDKDTQLNLTGHFSAGGFDHTLLTGIEYENYDYKSIIQRSSGAVSAYPIDIFDPVYGQPRPTLTRTPTNDKENLKTYAAFVQDQVALTDRLKVLASARFERFEHEYESFVPGGRSWEASDNAVTPRFGVLYDLTETVAIYADTARSFKPNSGASRLRGGFDPEKGKSYEMGIKWEALDRQLSVDAAIYQIEKRNVLTTDPVDSTFSVAAGEVRSRGFDLNVAGNVTPEWRVIGGYAYVDAEVTKDNVIPSGTRLMNIPKNSFSLLNVYEFQEGNLKGLGVGVGGKYVDERAGQTAATAFSMGSYTVVDLLGFYKVNDKVRLNLDVKNLFDRDYEEGAFGNVYAYPGEPRTVQVGISYTL, encoded by the coding sequence ATGCGTCGTACTCTGGTCTCCATTTGTGTGCTTCAGGCGTTTTCCGCTGCTTGCTGGGCGGAGCAAGCTACAAACGATAAAAACAGCCTGGAGCTGCAAGCGACCGACATTGTCGGTACGGCGGAGTATGAAACGGCTCAGGGGCCGGTGAAGGGCTACCGTGCAACGCGTTCCGTCAGCGCGACGCGCACCGATACTTCAATTCATGAAACGCCGCAGTCCATCAGCGTGGTAACCAAAGATGTGGTTGAGGATATCGGGGCTACCCGGCTTCAGGATGCCCTCGACTACGCCGGCGGGGTGGGACGCGCCAACAACTTCGGCGGCCAGGGGTTGACCACCTTCACTGTGCGTGGATTTACCACCGGCGAGTTCTATCGCAACGGCTTTCCGATCAACCGCGGGTATCCGAACATGCCAGACGCGAACACCATCGAGCGCCTGGAAGTTCTGCGGGGCCCCGCGACCACTCTCTATGGCCGGGGCGATCCTGGTGGCACATTCAACGTGGTCTCCAAACAGCCTCTGGCTGAACGTACCGTAACGCTGGGCAGCCAGGTCGATGATCAGGGAATGACACGTGGCACGCTCGATGCCTCCGGCCCGCTCGATGAAGAGGGCCGTCTGGCCTATCGCTTGAACGTGGTGGGAGAGGGCGGTGATACCTTCCGCGATCATGTCGAGACCGAACGTTACGGCGTGACCCCGGTTATTTCCTGGCAGGTCGACGACGACACCAAGGTGATCTTCGAGGGCGATTTCATGCGCAACAATCATCCGCTGGATCGCGGCGTGACGCGCTATCCGAATCAGATTGGCACCGCGTCCCGTGACACATTCTTTGGTGAAAAAGACGTCGGCAAATTGCACAACGACAACAACATGGCCCAACTGCGATTTGAGCACTTCCTGAGTGACAACTGGACACTTGGCGGTGGTTTTCAGTGGCTTGATGGCACCTTGCAGGGCAATGCCATTGAAGCGAACGGTGTCGCCGCCGATGGGCGCACGCTGGGACGCAACTTCAATTATCGCAAACTGGAGTGGACGGACAAGGACACTCAACTGAACCTCACCGGGCATTTCTCGGCCGGTGGTTTCGATCACACCTTGTTAACCGGTATCGAGTACGAGAATTATGACTACAAGTCGATCATTCAGCGTTCCAGTGGTGCCGTCAGTGCCTACCCGATTGATATCTTCGACCCGGTGTACGGCCAACCTCGCCCGACCCTGACCCGCACACCGACCAACGATAAGGAAAACCTCAAGACATACGCGGCCTTCGTCCAGGATCAGGTGGCATTGACTGACCGGTTGAAGGTGTTGGCGAGCGCCCGTTTCGAGCGCTTCGAGCATGAATACGAAAGCTTCGTGCCAGGTGGCAGAAGCTGGGAGGCGAGCGACAATGCCGTGACGCCTCGTTTCGGCGTGCTTTATGACCTTACCGAAACCGTGGCGATTTACGCCGATACAGCGCGTTCATTCAAGCCTAATTCCGGGGCCAGTCGACTGCGTGGTGGCTTCGACCCGGAAAAGGGCAAGTCTTATGAGATGGGTATCAAATGGGAAGCGTTGGATCGCCAGCTGAGTGTTGACGCGGCGATCTACCAGATTGAAAAACGCAATGTCCTCACCACCGATCCTGTGGACTCGACCTTCAGCGTGGCGGCGGGCGAGGTGCGCAGCCGTGGCTTTGATTTGAACGTGGCGGGCAATGTAACCCCCGAGTGGCGGGTGATTGGCGGCTATGCCTATGTCGACGCCGAGGTTACCAAGGACAATGTGATCCCGTCGGGCACCCGGCTAATGAACATTCCGAAAAACAGCTTCAGCTTGCTCAACGTTTACGAATTCCAGGAGGGCAACTTGAAAGGGCTGGGTGTAGGGGTGGGAGGCAAGTACGTGGATGAACGCGCCGGTCAGACCGCTGCCACGGCGTTTTCGATGGGCAGTTATACCGTTGTCGATCTGCTCGGCTTCTACAAGGTCAATGACAAGGTAAGGCTTAATCTCGATGTGAAGAACCTGTTCGATCGTGACTATGAAGAGGGTGCCTTCGGTAATGTCTATGCCTACCCGGGTGAACCGAGAACCGTTCAGGTCGGCATTTCCTACACGCTCTAA
- the gfa gene encoding S-(hydroxymethyl)glutathione synthase, translated as MSTLKLHPALDNGIQPTAANFTGGTLQCLCATDKVEVKIDAQTLHNHACGCSKCWKPQNAIFSVVAVVPRDKVSVTAHGEKLEIVDESATIQRHACKQCHAHLFGRIENKDHAFYGLDFVHTELSPQSGWAAPGFAAFVSSIIETGTPPAQMKAIRERLRSIGLEPYDCLSPDLMDALATHVAKQKGLLPAN; from the coding sequence GTGAGCACCTTGAAACTTCACCCTGCCCTGGACAATGGTATTCAACCCACCGCCGCGAATTTCACCGGTGGTACCCTGCAGTGCCTGTGTGCGACCGACAAGGTCGAGGTCAAGATCGACGCACAAACCCTGCATAACCACGCATGCGGCTGCAGCAAATGCTGGAAACCGCAAAACGCGATATTCTCCGTCGTTGCCGTCGTCCCTCGGGATAAGGTCAGCGTCACTGCCCACGGTGAAAAACTGGAAATTGTCGACGAATCCGCCACCATCCAGCGGCATGCCTGCAAGCAGTGCCACGCCCATCTGTTCGGGCGCATCGAGAACAAGGACCATGCGTTTTATGGGCTGGACTTCGTCCACACCGAGCTCTCTCCCCAAAGCGGATGGGCAGCGCCGGGCTTTGCAGCGTTCGTGTCCTCCATCATCGAGACCGGCACGCCGCCAGCGCAAATGAAGGCCATCCGGGAGCGCCTGCGCTCGATCGGCCTGGAGCCCTATGACTGCCTGTCGCCGGACTTGATGGACGCACTGGCGACTCATGTCGCCAAACAGAAAGGCTTGCTCCCCGCCAACTGA
- a CDS encoding trimeric intracellular cation channel family protein, whose product MLYFQEMLGIAVFSITGVLAIKKADVDLFGAVVLGIITAIGGGTLRDLLLDLPIFWIADFNYIWAALFAALLAFFLTKGLQRRYRLLLYLDGLAAALFGLAATEKVLDLQLAAPLAVMMGVLTSIGGGIARDVLAGRVSLLMSRDIYATPILLGCTLYVALRDIFPTVWIAGWIALIFTFGLRSLAIYKHLQMPAIFSTSQG is encoded by the coding sequence ATGCTTTACTTCCAGGAAATGTTAGGCATCGCGGTATTTTCCATCACCGGCGTGCTGGCTATCAAAAAAGCCGATGTCGATCTGTTTGGTGCCGTGGTGCTCGGCATCATCACCGCTATTGGAGGTGGCACCCTTCGGGACCTGCTGCTGGATCTTCCGATCTTCTGGATTGCAGACTTCAATTACATCTGGGCCGCTTTGTTTGCTGCGCTGCTGGCGTTTTTCCTGACAAAAGGATTACAACGACGATATCGCCTGCTGCTCTATCTCGATGGCCTGGCAGCGGCATTATTCGGGTTGGCCGCTACCGAGAAAGTGCTGGATCTACAGCTTGCCGCGCCATTGGCCGTGATGATGGGCGTGCTGACCAGCATTGGAGGCGGCATAGCACGGGATGTCCTGGCTGGCAGGGTTTCGCTGTTGATGTCACGTGACATTTATGCCACGCCTATTTTGTTGGGATGCACCTTGTATGTAGCGTTGCGCGACATCTTCCCGACGGTCTGGATCGCCGGTTGGATCGCCTTGATTTTTACCTTCGGCCTGAGATCTCTCGCCATTTACAAGCATCTGCAAATGCCAGCCATCTTTTCAACCTCGCAGGGATAA